The following coding sequences are from one Leishmania braziliensis MHOM/BR/75/M2904 complete genome, chromosome 36 window:
- the SCG4 gene encoding phosphoglycan beta 1,3 galactosyltransferase 4, with protein sequence MHRHASLVSQNSSVLNCPANSCSCNRTRSRAKPDQTRLLGGRERDAASLEKDDGLPDEAALSLPFRFCRHLRGFVVQAVHSRTQRRRLVALIILPALMVTLYYIGSCATAGHPRQNHSSIELQRKLATVSDRDTFSVLVQHESALQRLASAQHALDAAAADGKARLRSDQLPSWTLRVIDKNCMMCFDRVTCGAAVAGGYGEMAGGRPDQEAKGLPVFATTSAPLGLMGPMLFAMASVTDDVDVAAELPLWSWVSRSYAQQRHLANASPWKSKSTQPQHLVVMGIPSTDQPMRYPLRDAQRATWLMYREVARAENNFTGALLQLYVFAAAGRRSDDSPRDTVDTAQLAPTVNEYATASLQRLALEGGDTTNAPSYVQRRVVLRDGWRDVSKADGAVWESPCIGVKASVVSPEGIVGGASSLTKLSSALSLPATPAFTSAARYMCHVSTALWQEALHHRNSLWLDLLTDRHPTTNKKMGMSNSWGVPTEVGMSQKVVIWLNYAYTAFPDVPYLMKGDDDMYLKVPQYLSDLRYTQQGEWGRPRSLMATIPHGDVIPATLGIDDTKDCLYRVWRLYYAGDIIYGNGVGYILDRRLVQAALNPFGSSNVLLLRLLTEPYNSSLHNEYLSLIMQYEDVLVGKQVKDHLGAVRQLCPGRRVCYMADSESRAHQILRPAGSRITWNSVMTHFGMPAIPYYVHYFHKNELKVAEEAKRLIERGFDVNAIEANATKCMEDWVTSQVPKNLVGLGSVLDLSWVRGKPRTTYVVAEEDDVAVYDVRYKRAKAHIAKCIWVSG encoded by the coding sequence ATGCACCGCCAcgcttctctcgtctctcagAACAGTTCTGTGCTGAACTGCCCTGCgaacagctgcagctgcaatcgcacacgcagcagggCGAAGCCGGATCAAACTCGGTTGCTGGGCGGTAGGGAGAGGGACGCAGCTTCACTTGAGAAAGACGATGGCTTGCCGGATGAGGCAGCACTAAGCCTCCCGTTTCGTTTTTGCAGACATCTTCGGGGATTTGTTGTCCAGGCTGTGCATTCACGCActcagcgccgtcgcctggtTGCACTAATCATCCTACCTGCTCTCATGGTTACACTTTACTACATTGGCTCATGTGCAACTGCTGGCCACCCAAGACAGAACCACAGCTCGATAGAATTACAGAGGAAACTGGCGACTGTCTCAGATCGTGATACGTTTtctgtgctggtgcagcacgagAGTGCATTGCAACGTCTGGCGTCAGCACAGCATGCTcttgatgccgctgctgctgacggtaAGGCGCGTCTGAGGAGTGATCAGCTGCCGTCGTGGACACTACGCGTGATCGACAAGAACTGCATGATGTGCTTCGACAGGGTGACGTGCGGTGCGGCGGTCGCAGGGGGGTATGGGGAAATGGCCGGCGGTAGACCAGATCAGGAGGCCAAAGGACTTCCTGTGTTTGCGACGACATCTGCGCCGCTGGGCCTCATGGGGCCGATGCTGTTTGCGATGGCGAGCGTGACGGACGACGTGGACGTCGCCGCTGAACTGCCGCTGTGGTCATGGGTGAGCCGGTcgtacgcgcagcagcgccacctcgccaACGCGTCGCCGTGGAAGAGCAAGAgtacgcagccgcagcacttGGTGGTGATGGGCATACCCTCAACAGACCAGCCAATGCGCTATCCGCTGCGGGATGCGCAGCGCGCGACGTGGCTGATGTACCGCGAGGTTGCGCGCGCCGAGAATAACTTCACTGGCGCGCTGCTACAGCTGTACGTattcgctgctgcggggcGTCGTTCTGACGACTCGCCGCGCGACACCGTGGACACGGCGCAGCTCGCTCCAACGGTGAACGAGTACGCTACGGCGAGCTTACAGCGGCTGGCGTTGGAGGGCGGCGACACCACCAATGCACCCAGCTACGTGCAGCGTCGCGTGGTGTTGCGTGATGGATGGCGCGACGTCTCCAAAGCCGATGGCGCCGTGTGGGAGTCGCCTTGCATCGGTGTGAAGGCCTCCGTGGTGAGTCCAGAGGGAATTGTGGGCGGGGCTTCGTCACTTACGAAgctctcctctgcgctgtcgctgccggcgACACCCGCCTTCACTTCGGCGGCGCGGTACATGTGCCACGTATCcactgcgctgtggcaggaggcgctgcaccatcGCAACTCGCTGTGGCTCGATTTGTTGACGGACCGCCATCCGACTACAAACAAGAAGATGGGCATGTCTAACTCGTGGGGTGTTCCGACGGAAGTCGGGATGAGCCAAAAGGTCGTGATATGGCTAAACTACGCGTACACTGCCTTCCCAGACGTGCCGTACTTGATGAAGGGCGATGACGACATGTACCTGAAGGTGCCGCAGTACCTCAGCGACCTACGCTACACGCAACAGGGCGAGTGGGGGAGACCGCGTAGCTTGATGGCGACCATTCCGCACGGCGACGTTATACCGGCGACGCTGGGCATCGATGACACGAAGGATTGCCTGTATCGAGTGTGGCGGCTGTACTACGCAGGTGACATCATATATGGCAACGGGGTGGGCTACATTCTGGACCGACGCCTCGTACAAGCTGCGCTGAACCCATTTGGTAGCAGCAATGTTCTTCTGCTCAGGCTGTTGACCGAGCCGTACAATTCTAGCCTGCACAACGAATATCTCAGCTTGATCATGCAGTATGAAGATGTGCTTGTGGGGAAACAGGTGAAAGACCACCTCGGGGCTGTGAGGCAGTTGTGCCcggggcggcgcgtgtgctACATGGCGGACAGTGAGTCCCGGGCACACCAGATTCTGCGACCAGCAGGTTCCAGAATCACATGGAACTCGGTGATGACGCACTTTGGAATGCCAGCGATACCCTACTATGTCCACTACTTCCACAAGAACGAGCTCaaggtggcagaggaggcgaagcgcctGATTGAGCGGGGGTTCGACGTGAATGCAATTGAGGCGAATGCTACAAAGTGCATGGAAGACTGGGTGACCTCGCAGGTACCGAAGAACCTGGTGGGCCTGGGAAGCGTACTCGATCTGAGCTGGGTACGCGGCAAGCCACGCACCACGTATGTTGtggccgaggaggacgacgtcgCGGTGTATGATGTTCGGTACAAACGCGCCAAAGCGCACATTGCCAAGTGTATCTGGGTGTCGGGCTAG
- a CDS encoding histone H4, with amino-acid sequence MQHVAHCPASSLNFPLLRLSPSPPQLRFVTLHSLHRFHLSANTSNMAKGKRSADAKGSQKRQKKVLRDNIHGITRGCVRRMARRGGVKRISGDLYEEVRRVLKAYVEDIVRCSTAYTEYARKKTVTAADVVNALRKRGHILYGYA; translated from the coding sequence ATGCAGCATGTTGCCCACTGCCCGGCATCGAGCCTCAatttccctcttcttcgtctctccccctctccgccccaATTGAGATTCGTCACGCTTCACAGCTTACACCGCTTTCATCTCTCCGCCAACACATCCAACATGGCCAAGGGTAAGCGCTCCGCTGACGCCAAGGGCAGCCAGAAGCGCCAGAAGAAGGTCCTGCGCGACAACATCCACGGCATcacgcgcggctgcgtccgccgcatggcgcgccgcggtggcgtgaAGCGCATCTCGGGCGACCtctacgaggaggtgcgccgcgtgctgaAGGCCTACGTGGAGGAcattgtgcgctgcagcacggcctACACCGAGTACGCGCGCAAGAAGACAGTCACGGCGGCCGATGTCGTGaatgcgctgcgcaagcgcggCCACATCCTGTACGGCTACGCGTAA
- a CDS encoding N-acetylglucosamine-6-phosphate deacetylase-like protein translates to MSKVTVIKGNIVTPSKVLYGGFVIVVKDVIVSVCGSEAVASKEIEKLEKTHPDLGAVTWQEAAFVLPGFVDIHNHGLGGASDVIGHWSNPEYSLQELARCGTLTTLASIIFSDSHKEIVTDCIASVEKRVGYYTEGNCILGGIHAEGPVILDRGGLPECKSEMSLDDFKRLVDSMPSLRVMTISPHIEARCNYEKMRYLLEKKVRVALGHDRAASKSEIMGALKLAPSEEEKMHVTHLCNVSTFHHRDSSLVNAAMCPRFPNAPLYEGARPPTLEIIGDLIHVDSVTLQSVLMSRSVNDVAIITDCISAHIPGKHVVYNGRDGVVQAGGGCYLCDSFGRASNTLAGGTSMLADLFHNLITLFGMDVVKACLHTATVPARIAQLHDVGAIAVGKKANLLLFDTELNTIEKRMIYGHWTSHKPYAILRPSVAHL, encoded by the coding sequence ATGAGCAAGGTTACAGTTATCAAGGGTAACATCGTGACACCCTCAAAGGTGCTCTACGGCGGCTTCGTCATTGTCGTGAAGGATGTAATTGTGTCCGTATGTGGCAGTGAGGCGGTCGCCAGCAAGGAAATCGAGAAACTGGAGAAGACGCATCCAGATCTCGGTGCGGTCACTTGGCAGGAGGCCGCGTTTGTGCTTCCTGGGTTCGTGGATATTCACAACCACGGACTGGGTGGGGCGAGCGACGTGATCGGGCACTGGTCCAACCCAGAGTACTCTCTACAGGAGCTGGCTCGGTGCGGTACGCTAACAACTCTGGCGTCCATCATCTTCTCCGACAGCCACAAAGAGATAGTGACGGACTGCATTGCTTCCGTTGAGAAGCGCGTGGGGTACTATACGGAGGGCAACTGCATCCTAGGTGGCATTCATGCCGAAGGTCCTGTCATTCTTGACCGCGGTGGTTTGCCGGAGTGCAAGAGCGAAATGAGCCTCGACGACTTCAAGCGGCTCGTAGACTCTATGCCGTCCTTGCGCGTTATGACCATATCACCACACATCGAAGCACGGTGCAACTACGAAAAGATGCGCTATTTGCTTGAGAAGAAGGTGCGCGTCGCGCTCGGCCACGACCGAGCTGCCTCCAAGTCTGAGATCATGGGTGCCCTCAAGCTAGCACCAtccgaggaggagaagatgcACGTTACGCACCTGTGCAATGTTTCCACCTTCCACCATCGCGACAGCTCACTGGTGAACGCGGCAATGTGTCCGCGGTTTCCAAACGCGCCGCTCTACGAAGGGGCTCGGCCGCCGACGCTGGAGATCATTGGTGATCTCATTCATGTGGATAGCGTCACGCTGCAGTCAGTCTTGATGTCACGCAGCGTGAACGATGTTGCAATCATCACCGACTGCATCTCGGCCCACATTCCTGGCAAGCATGTAGTGTACAACGGGCGTGACGGCGTTGTGCAGGCGGGTGGTGGATGCTATTTGTGTGACTCGTTTGGTCGCGCCTCAAACACCCTGGCCGGTGGGACGAGCATGCTAGCCGACCTGTTCCATAATCTGATCACGCTCTTTGGCATGGATGTTGTCAAGGCATGCCTGCACACCGCAACAGTGCCAGCCCGCATCGCACAGCTTCACGACGTAGGCGCAATTGCTGTGGGAAAGAAGGCCAATTTGCTTCTCTTTGACACGGAGCTCAACACAATCGAGAAGCGCATGATTTACGGACACTGGACCTCGCACAAGCCGTACGCGATCCTCCGACCCTCTGTTGCCCACCTCTGA